In Erigeron canadensis isolate Cc75 chromosome 1, C_canadensis_v1, whole genome shotgun sequence, a single window of DNA contains:
- the LOC122592959 gene encoding uncharacterized protein LOC122592959 — protein sequence MDSISYTNAVQENDYIRSTIQETEVEAKGMAVGKDSALIGEVNLLRNLYDFAKQNSGILKTRIVSAENTVVVAVTPVYEKLMDSLKRILVFVDNKFDKYTPTFFIVLVAEFESLIDKATPLAHKLLTTAQSIITPLVTAAVSLFQKVLKSTRYLFQKILATTIYLLQILLTTIKASPPVLNKSQALLQNGFTTAQSALQSAPLVNTAQSFLQNSLDTTKSVLHDSYFQKGPDLAKKTLDSTKSILGGIPLVGNVAQSAITNPKVLTNQIVNKTNALVNKSPVLRAVNSTAQSLIKITQVSGMKAALQSAYISFKLVGIPVIAEFWYKVNAYPLLHILSELFLPVAECFSKWYNKLLTYMDRKGYSLSGYLPSVPIDEMKAAYKVVKTTMDGLSAAGNLPGMNDT from the exons ATGGACTCTATTTCTTACACAAATGCTGTCCAAGAAAATGACTATATACGGagtacaattcaagaaacagaAGTAGAGGCGAAGGGAATGGCGGTCGGCAAAGACTCGGCGCTAATCGGTGAAGTCAA tttattgagaaatttatatgattttgcAAAACAAAACTCTGGCATCCTCAAAACAAGGATTGTTTCAGCTGAAAACACAGTTGTTGTAGCCGTGACACCGGTGTATGAGAAGCTTATGGACTCACTCAAACGCATTCTTGTGTTTGTTGATAACAAG TTTGACAAGTACACGCCAACATTCTTCATAGTTCTTGTCGCGGAATTTGAGTCTCTTATCGATAAAGCTACACCATTAGCCCACAAACTCCTTACTACTGCACAATCCATTATTACACCTCTTGTCACCGCCGCAGTTTCTCTCTTCCAAAAAGTTCTAAAAAGCACCAGATATCTCTTCCAAAAGATACTAGCAACCACCATATATCTCCTCCAAATACTCCTTACTACCATCAAAGCGTCACCACCCGTACTCAACAAATCCCAAGCTCTCCTTCAAAACGGTTTCACCACCGCTCAATCAGCCCTCCAATCTGCACCATTAGTTAACACAGCCCAATCCTTCCTCCAAAACAGTCTCGATACCACAAAATCCGTACTCCATGACTCCTACTTCCAGAAAGGTCCAGACTTGGCAAAAAAAACACTAGACTCAACCAAGTCTATACTAGGAGGTATCCCTTTAGTGGGCAATGTAGCACAATCTGCAATCACAAATCCAAAAGTTTTGACCAATCAAATAGTCAACAAAAcaaatgctttagtcaacaagagCCCTGTACTCAGAGCTGTTAACTCAACAGCCCAAAGCTTAATAAAGATAACTCAAGTTTCAGGTATGAAAGCAGCATTACAATCTGCTTACATTTCATTTAAGCTGGTGGGCATACCAGTAATAGCTGAGTTTTGGTATAAAGTCAACGCATACCCATTGTTACATATATTATCCGAACTTTTTCTCCCAGTGGCCGAGTGTTTTTCTAAGTGGTACAATAAGTTGCTCACATACATGGACAGAAAGGGCTATAGCTTATCTGGTTATTTACCATCAGTGCCAATCGATGAAATGAAAGCCGCATACAAGGTGGTGAAGACTACAATGGATGGTTTGTCAGCTGCTGGTAACTTACCAGGAATGAATGATACATAA
- the LOC122605018 gene encoding uncharacterized protein LOC122605018 encodes MASNESNTKLKHFGFLKDIVVKLVVLLSNVYDFAKENSCIPKTTIESVENVVGLVVKPVYEILKDMLEEIFVFVDDKFDKYAPESAITFVEDIESLINKYTPIVQNFLVTVLSIVTPPITVTIFIQQKVLEITIYLLQKVLEATKCLQKIVSAIKSALLDEKEPASSQSVSSPPSAPLVDAAQSALQNTLDTTTSILQNTLDASTSLLQNPVLEKGSDVANEALDATKSVIGGIPLVGNAAQSLIPGSTLFANRMVQTPSSIQSRNVILDAVNSTAQSYIQSSQETATKATIQSAYMTFKLVAIPIIVEFWYKVNTYPLLHVVSQALLPLLEKLCQLYNKLLTYMDTNDYSIAGYLPVIPIEETKTSYNLVKSAMDTLPPAAQEAAAKAKLQSAYLTFKTAGIPVIAELWYKLNTYPLISKLSKYILPVAEKLCQMYNNLVAYLDKNGYGISGYLPTIPIQEMKTAYTLVKTRQDVLSTVGLGNVLG; translated from the exons ATGGCTTCAAATGAG AGCAACACGAAGCTGAAACACTTTGGCTTTTTGAAGGATATTGTGGTGAAACTTGTGGTTTTATTGTCGAATGTGTATGATTTCGCAAAAGAAAACTCTTGCATCCCAAAAACAACGATTGAATCTGTTGAAAATGTAGTTGGCTTAGTCGTGAAACCGGTATATGAGATACTCAAGGACATGCTCGAAGAGATTTTTGTGTTTGTTGATGACAAG TTTGACAAGTATGCGCCAGAATCTGCCATAACCTTTGTCGAAGATATAGAGTCTCTCATCAATAAATATACACCGATAGTCCAGAACTTCCTGGTCACCGTGCTGTCCATCGTGACACCTCCTATCACCGTCACCATTTTTATCCAACAAAAAGTTTTAGAAATCACCATATATCTCCTCCAAAAGGTTCTAGAAGCCACCAAATGTCTCCAAAAAATCGTCTCCGCCATAAAATCAGCACTCCTTGATGAAAAGGAACCTGCCAGCAGCCAATCAGTATCATCCCCCCCGTCCGCACCTCTAGTTGATGCAGCCCAATCTGCACTCCAAAACACTCTAGACACCACCACATCCATACTCCAAAATACTCTCGACGCCAGCACATCCTTACTCCAGAACCCGGTCTTAGAAAAGGGTTCAGACGTGGCCAATGAAGCACTAGACGCAACAAAGTCTGTTATAGGAGGTATCCCATTAGTGGGCAATGCAGCACAATCACTAATCCCCGGCTCAACACTCTTTGCCAATCGAATGGTTCAAACCCCTTCTTCTATACAAAGCAGAAACGTTATACTAGATGCAGTAAACTCAACAGCCCAAAGCTATATACAATCATCTCAAGAAACAGCTACAAAAGCAACTATACAGTCTGCTTACATGACATTTAAGCTTGTGGCCATACCAATAATAGTTGAGTTTTGGTATAAAGTCAACACATACCCACTGTTACATGTAGTATCACAAGCTTTGCTCCCATTGCTTGAGAAGCTTTGTCAGCTGTACAATAAGTTGCTTACGTACATGGATACAAACGATTATAGTATAGCTGGCTATTTGCCAGTGATTCCAATCGAGGAAACAAAGACTTCATACAACTTGGTGAAGAGTGCAATGGATACTTTGCCACCTGCAGCTCAAGAAGCAGCTGCAAAGGCAAAGTTACAATCcgcttacttgacatttaagACTGCGGGCATACCAGTAATAGCCGAACTTTGGTATAAACTCAACACATACCCGCTGATAAGcaaattatcaaaatatattctCCCAGTGGCCGAGAAGCTTTGTCAGATGTACAATAATTTGGTTGCATACTTGGATAAAAATGGTTATGGTATATCGGGTTATTTGCCAACAATTCCAATTCAAGAAATGAAGACTGCATACACGTTAGTGAAGACTAGACAAGATGTTTTGTCAACTGTTGGACTTGGTAATGTACTAGGATGA